A DNA window from Setaria viridis chromosome 2, Setaria_viridis_v4.0, whole genome shotgun sequence contains the following coding sequences:
- the LOC117842975 gene encoding UDP-glucosyltransferase UGT13248 — MADRSDSEQSIHVLLLPYPSQGHINPILQFGKRLAARRGVRCTLAATRFVLSQSHPNPSPGDGAIRVAAISDGCDRGGIREAGGADAYLPRLEAAGSETVGALLRSESERGRPVRVVVYDAFLPWARRVARRHGAAAAALFTQPCAVDVAYAHTFAGRIRPPLAGGEPVELPGLPAGLMPGDMPSFLAEPSDYPAYLDLLTNQFNGLDAADHVLINSFHELQPQESDYMASTWRAKTVGPTVPSAYLDNSLPDDTSYGFHLYTPLTATTRAWLDGRPPRSVVYAAFGSISAPTAIQMAEVAEGLCNCGKPFLWVVRASETAKIPENFAEKAKERGLVVTWSPQLEVLAHPAVGCFVTHCGWNSTTEALSAGVPMVAMPQWSDQPTNAKYIEDVWRVGVRVRPDEEGVVRKEEVERCVREVMDGERSMEYQQNATGWKEKAKRAVSEGGSSDNNIVEFLGNLGWNRS; from the exons ATGGCCGACAGGTCAGATTCAGAGCAGAGCATCCACGTCCTGTTGCTCCCGTACCCGAGCCAGGGCCACATCAACCCGATCCTCCAGTTCGGCAagcgcctcgccgcgcgccgcggcgtccgGTGCACGCTCGCCGCGACCCGGTTCGTCCTGAGCCAGAGCCACCCCAACCCGTCCCCGGGCGACGGCGCCATCCGCGTCGCCGCCATCTCCGATGGCTGCGACCGCGGCGGCAtcagggaggccggcggcgcggacgcGTACCTGCCCCGGCTGGAGGCGGCCGGGTCGGAGACCGTGGGCGCGCTCCTCCGGTCGGAGTCGGAGCGGGGCCGCCCCGTGCGCGTGGTGGTGTACGACGCGTTCCTGCCGTGGGCGCGGCGCGTggcgcggcggcacggcgcggcggccgcggcgctctTCACGCAGCCCTGCGCGGTGGACGTGGCGTACGCGCACACCTTCGCCGGACGGATcaggccgccgctcgccggcggggAGCCCGTAGAGCTGCCCGGGCTGCCGGCGGGACTCATGCCGGGCGACATGCCGTCGTTCCTGGCGGAGCCCAGCGACTACCCCGCGTACCTGGACCTGCTGACGAACCAGTTCAACGGCCTGGACGCGGCCGACCACGTCCTCATCAACTCGTTCCACGAGTTGCAACCACAG GAATCGGATTACATGGCGTCCACGTGGAGAGCCAAGACGGTGGGTCCAACCGTGCCGTCAGCCTACCTCGACAACAGCTTGCCGGACGACACGTCCTACGGCTTCCACCTCTACACCCCGctgacggcgacgacgagggccTGGCTGGACGGCAGGCCACCGCGTTCCGTGGTCTACGCCGCCTTCGGCAGTATTTCGGCGCCCACCGCGATCCAGATGGCCGAGGTGGCGGAGGGCCTGTGCAACTGCGGCAAGCCATTCTTGTGGGTGGTCAGGGCATCCGAGACGGCGAAGATCCCTGAGAACTTCGCCGAGAAGGCGAAGGAGAGGGGCCTCGTCGTGACATGGAGCCCCCAGCTCGAGGTGCTAGCGCATCCGGCCGTAGGTTGCTTCGTGACGCAttgcgggtggaactcgacgaCGGAGGCGCTAAGCGCCGGCGTGCCAATGGTAGCGATGCCGCAGTGGTCCGATCAACCCACGAATGCCAAGTACATTGAGGACGTGTGGCGAGTGGGCGTTCGGGTGCGTCCTGACGAGGAGGGCGTTGTCAGGAAGGAGGAGGTTGAGAGGTGTGTGAGGGAGGTGATGGATGGCGAGAGGAGCATGGAGTATCAGCAGAATGCTACTGGATGGAAGGAGAAGGCTAAACGAGCTGTGAGTGAAGGTGGCAGCTCCGATAACAACATCGTGGAGTTTCTTGGCAATCTGGGATGGAATAGGAGTTGA